The genomic region TTCCAAAATATCTTTCCCTTTTGATATAATTTCTTCCTTTTTCTTCTTTATCGTCTTTCTTTTCAGCAGATATTGTTAAAATGTCATCATCTAATCTAATATTAATATCTTTTTTATCATATCCTGGCACATCGGCTTCAATAACTATATCTTTATCTGTTTCGTATATATCCAAGTTGGGCATGGTATATCCTCTGGAATTTTCGAAGATATCAAGAGTTCCGAAATCATCGAATAGTCTTTCAATTTCTCTTTTTAAAGTTTCAAATGGTTCAAAAAAGTTTCCTTTTTCATATCTTTTGATTTCACTCATGATATCCCCTCCTTTTTATAATTTTTTCTTTTTCATTGACTTCCGTTATTTATGACGAAAAAATATTTATTAGGTTCAAATGTATTTGAACAACTAAAAAAATTATAAAAATATTATATATAAAAATATTTAATTATACTAAATATATTTTTTACTAAATTTTATAGCATTCTTTACTATTAATTGATAATTAGAATTATTAATATTACTTTTCATATATAACAATTTTTGGTAAATTAAGTGGTATAATTTAATTGTTAAAAGGTAATTTAATGATATAAATTTTAAATTTGTAATTAATATAAAAATTTGATATAATTTATCTGAAAAATAAAATTAGGGGGTGGTTTAGTGAAAAAAAGTTTTTTTCTTAAACAGCCTATGATGAGGCGGGTGTTGTATGCACTAACTCCTATATACTTGTTTGCTTTATACTTTTATGGAGTTAGACTTTTATTATTAAGTGTTGTTGTTTTTGGAGGAGGCATAATAACTGAATATATAATGGAAAAAAGAGTTAAAAAAAATGTATCAGAAGCCGTCCTTGTAACTTCTATGCTTTTTGTTCTATCTTTGCCTCCTTTAACGCCATGGTGGATAGCTTTGATAGGTATCATTTTTGGAGTATTGTTTGGAAAAGAAGTTTTTGGTGGTTTTGGGAGAAATCCTTTTAACCCTGCTATAGTTGGAAGATTATTTATTTATATAACCTTTCCAAATATTATGACATATGGCTGGATGGAACCGGGTAATTTTGGGATAAATGCCATTACTACGGCAACACCTTTAAAAATTATGAGAAGTGGAGAAGCGTCTTTTAATCTATTAAAAATGTTTTTTGGATTTAGAGCTGGCTCAATGGGTGAAAGTTTTATATTTCTAATAATCATAGCTGCAATTTATTTAATTTATACCAAAACTGCGAGCTGGAAAATAATTTTATCAACATTTTTAAGTGCAACTACAATGATTTATATTTTTTATTTTGCAGGTTTTATTAATTATCCACTTCAATTTTTAATGTCTGGTAGTTTGCTATTTGTTACAGTGTTTATGGCAACTGACCCAATTAGTGGTCCTAAAAATCAAAAAGCTCATTGGTACTATGGAATTTTGATTGGAGTTATAACTATATTGATTAGAACATTTTCATTATTTCCTGAAGGAACAAGTTTTGCGGTTTTATTGGGCAATACTTTTGCACCTTTAATGGATGAGCTTCTTAAAAAGAAGGTGAAAAAATGAAAAAGGAAAGTAAATTATATGTAGTTATATTTACTTTTGTTATTTCATTTGTTTTTGTTTTTATATTGGCATTAGCAAATGAGTTGACTAAAGAAAAGGTTAAAATAAATGAAGAATTATTCCAAAGAAAGGCTATACTCTCTGCTATGGGAATAGAATTTAAAACTGATAAAGAAGCTTATAAATTATTTGATGAAAAAGTTAAAGTTGAAAAAATTAAAGATATAGATGTTTATAAATCAAATGTGAATGGAGAGGATGTATACGCCGTTGTTTTTGTTGGTAATGGATTATGGAGTACTATTAGAGGAGTACTTGCAGTTAATAAGGACTTAACTAGAATTATAGGGATAGATTTCATTTCCCAAAGCGAAACTCCGGGTTTGGGAGGAAGAATTGAAGAAGCATGGTTTAAAGGACAATTTAGATTTGAAAGGATTAAAGATGGAAAAATAAAAATGATTATAGGAGGAACTGGTAAAGGAGATTTTAACCATGAAAATGGCGAATTTGAAGCAATTACAGGTGCTACAAGAACATCTGAAGCAGTAGCAGCCATGTTAAATAAGTATTTGTCTATTTTAAAAAACCTCTTAGGGGGTGAATTGAGATGAGTGAATACAATAAAGTGTTAAAAGAAAATGTATGGTACAATAATCCAGTTTTTGTTCAAATTTTGGGAATATGTTCAGCATTAGCAGTTACTAATAATTTAACAAACACATTTATTATGACTATTGCAGTAAGTTTGGTTACAGCATTTTCAAGTTTGACCGTTTCAATAATAAAAGGACTAATTCCAAGAAAAGTAAGAATGATAGTACAAACATTAATTATAGCTTTCTATGTTATTATTGTGGATATTATTTTAAGGGCATATTTGCCAGGAATAAGTAAAGCGTTGGGACCATATGTTGGATTAATAATAACCAATTGTATTATTATGGGAAGAGCAGAAGGTTTTGCGCAATCAAATGGACCAATTATATCTTTTTGGGATGGCTTTACATCTGGTCTTGGATATTTAGTAGTTCTAATGGTTGTAGCATTTTTTAGAGAATTACTTGGCTTTGGAACATTGTTTGGTTATAGAGTTTTACCTGAAGGATTTATGTCCTGGACAATCATGTTAATGGCACCAAGTGCATTTTTTATGCTTGCAATTTTTATATGGGTTGCAAAAGGTATAATGTTAAGAAAGGAGGCTAAATAATGGCTCCAAATATAAATCCTTTTATATTATTTTTTGCATCAATTTTTACAAGTAATATATTACTTGCTAATTTTCTTGGAATGTGTTCATTTATTTCAATATCTAAAGACATAACTTCATCAAATGGTTTAGGAATGGCAGTTACAATGGTAATGACAATAACTACAGCTTTAAATTGGATTGTATATAATAAAATTATAGTTCCATTAGGATTAGAATATTTAAGATATATTATTTTTATAATTGTTATTGCTGCAGTTGTACAAATATTGGAAATGCTTATTGATAGGTTATCACCAAATTTATATATGAGCTTAGGTATTTTTTTACCATTAATTACTGTTAATTGTGCAATTTTAGGTGTTTCATTATTTATGCAATTGAGATATTATACATTTATCCAGTCTATATTCTATGGATTAGGTTCTGGTCTTGGCTGGTGGTTAGCAATTATGGCGTTAGCAGCTATTAGAAAAAGAGTTGATAAAAGTCCTAATGTTCCTGCTGCTTTAAAAGGCCCAGGGTTGACGTTGATTATTATAGGTATAATGGCCATGGCATTCATAGGATTCTCAGGAATGCTTAATGTACAGTGAGGTGATATGATGAGTCCTATTATATTAGCACCTTTAGTAGTTTCAATTATTAGTGGAGTTTTAGCAGCTATAATTGCTATAGTTGATGGAATAGTAAACAATTATGGAGAAGTTAAAGTTAATATTAATGGGGAAAAAGAAATAACGGTGAAGGGTGGAGCATCTCTTCTAACCACTTTATCAGAAACTGGTATTTTTGTACCATCTGCTTGTGGAGGTAGAGGAAGTTGTGGTGCATGCAAAGTAAAGGTTTTATCAGATGTTGGCCCACATTTGCCTACCGAAACCCCAATGCTCACACCAGAAGAGATAAAAGAAAATATTAGATTATCCTGTCAGGTTAAAGTAAAAAAAGATATTGAAATATGGCTTCCAGAAGAATTGTTTAATGTAAAGAAATATAAGACAAGAATAGAAAAGATTACAGATGTAACTCATGATATTAAAGAAGTTCGTTTTAAATTATTAGAACCATCAGAAGTAAACTTTAAAGCAGGGCAATATATGCAAATAGTGGTTCCACCTTATGAAAAGATAAAAGAACCCACACAAAGAGCGTATTCTATATCATCATTACCGTCAGAAAAAAATTCATTTGAATTGTTAATAAGGCTTGTCCCCGGTGGGATTGCAACAACATATGTTCATAATTATTTAAAAGAAGGAGATACAATGGAAGTTATAGGACCATTTGGAGAGTTTTATTTAAGGGATACAGATGCAGATGTAATAGGTGTTGCAGGCGGATCGGGAATGGCTCCTTTAAAATCAATAATTTTAGATATGTATGAAAAAGGAATAACAAATAGAAATGTTTGGTATTTCTTTGGAGCAAGATCTTTGAGAGATTTATATTATGTAGAAATGTTTAGAGAATTAGAAAAAAAATGGCCTAATTTCCATTTTGTTCCTGCACTTTCTGAACCTTTACCTGAAGATAATTGGGAAGGGGAAACAGGTTTTATCACCGATGTATTAGATAAATATATTAAGGAAAAAATGGATCAGAATACACCTAAAGAAGGATATTTGTGTGGAAGTCCTGGGATGATAAATGCATGTGTTAATGTTATGACAAAAAATGGTATTTCAGAGGATAAGATTTATTATGATAAGTTCGCTTAAGGGGGGAGAAATATGAAAATGACTCCTGAATTTCAAAAAGCTCAGGCAAATATGCAGCCGGGTATTATAACAGCTGATGGTTTTTTGGGAGACGATGATAGAAATTTAATAGATATTATTATAGAAGATGAAGAGTTGTTATCAAGTCTAAATTGTGATGTTGAGACAATAATTGAAAAGTTAAAATATTTAAAAGAAAAAGGAGAAAAAGGATTGGGAGAACCAATAACCGTTGATGGAAAATGGGAAGTTCAGGTTGGAGAAGCAAGAGGACATTTACCATGCCCATTTGAAGATGGAATATTCAGAAAAGTTGTGACAAAAGTAGTAAATCTTAAAAATAATGAAAGTATTATATTTAGTGATTTATCTCTACATTTAATTGAGAAACATCATTTTTTTCAGGGAAAGGGATCTCCTTTTAGGCTTGATCCTGCAAAACTTGTAAGGGTTTTGGAGATTTGTAAATAATTAAAGTTGAATCAAAATAAAACTCATTCAAACGCTTGATTGCTAAACTGAAAAAAACATATTTTTAATGCACCGCATTAAAAAAAGATAAAGATTTATATTAAAAAATATAATTTAAAAGATGTTTTAATTTATAAAAACTGATATTTTCGCGAAGCGAAAGATTAATGCATAGCATTAAAAATAGATAAAGGTTTATATATTAAAAAAATATAATAATTAATATAGGTTATAAATAAAGCAATTATTTTAGTTTATAATATTTAAAATTTCGCGAAGCGAAAGTTCGGGAATTTTCAATGGTTCATCCCATTATTTTTATAAATTTTCTTTATGGAAATCATGTAAATTTCTAGTTTTCATTCGTTTTATTTTTGAATTCCAATAATGCTGTATTTCTTTCTAGGGTTCATTTTTTAAAATTTATTAGGGGGAAGAATTATGTATGATGTTACTATAATTGGTGCAGGAGTTGTAGGATGTGCTATAGCACGTGAGTTATCAAAATACAATTTAAAAATTTTGCAATTGGAAAAAAGTGATGATGTAAGTAATGGCGCGTCGAAAGCAAATAGCGGTATTGTTCATGGTGGGTATGCTGCAAAACATGGAACATTAAAAGGTAAACTATGTTTTGAAGGAAATAGGTTATATAAAAAATTAAATGAAGAATTAAATTTTGGATATAAAAAAACTGGTGCTTTGGTCATAGGATTTGACGAAAAAGATGAGGAGAATATAAAAAAATTATATGAAAATGGTATAAAAAACGGTGTTTTTAAAAATGAAATGAGAATAATATATAAAGATGAAATATTAGAGTTAGAACCTAATATAAATAAGGATGTAAAAGTTGCATTATTAGCAGAAGATGTAGGTATAACCTCTCCTTATGAAATGACAATTGCTTTGGCAGAAAATGCTGTAAAAAATGGTGTTGAATTAAAACTTGAAAATGAAGTTTTAGATATTATTGAGAATATTGATTATTATACAGTTATTACAAATAAGGGTGAGTATAAAACAAAATATATAATTAATGCTGCAGGAGTTTTTAGTGATAA from Marinitoga aeolica harbors:
- a CDS encoding NADH:ubiquinone reductase (Na(+)-transporting) subunit D, which produces MSEYNKVLKENVWYNNPVFVQILGICSALAVTNNLTNTFIMTIAVSLVTAFSSLTVSIIKGLIPRKVRMIVQTLIIAFYVIIVDIILRAYLPGISKALGPYVGLIITNCIIMGRAEGFAQSNGPIISFWDGFTSGLGYLVVLMVVAFFRELLGFGTLFGYRVLPEGFMSWTIMLMAPSAFFMLAIFIWVAKGIMLRKEAK
- a CDS encoding NADH:ubiquinone reductase (Na(+)-transporting) subunit F; protein product: MSPIILAPLVVSIISGVLAAIIAIVDGIVNNYGEVKVNINGEKEITVKGGASLLTTLSETGIFVPSACGGRGSCGACKVKVLSDVGPHLPTETPMLTPEEIKENIRLSCQVKVKKDIEIWLPEELFNVKKYKTRIEKITDVTHDIKEVRFKLLEPSEVNFKAGQYMQIVVPPYEKIKEPTQRAYSISSLPSEKNSFELLIRLVPGGIATTYVHNYLKEGDTMEVIGPFGEFYLRDTDADVIGVAGGSGMAPLKSIILDMYEKGITNRNVWYFFGARSLRDLYYVEMFRELEKKWPNFHFVPALSEPLPEDNWEGETGFITDVLDKYIKEKMDQNTPKEGYLCGSPGMINACVNVMTKNGISEDKIYYDKFA
- a CDS encoding RnfABCDGE type electron transport complex subunit D, whose protein sequence is MKKSFFLKQPMMRRVLYALTPIYLFALYFYGVRLLLLSVVVFGGGIITEYIMEKRVKKNVSEAVLVTSMLFVLSLPPLTPWWIALIGIIFGVLFGKEVFGGFGRNPFNPAIVGRLFIYITFPNIMTYGWMEPGNFGINAITTATPLKIMRSGEASFNLLKMFFGFRAGSMGESFIFLIIIAAIYLIYTKTASWKIILSTFLSATTMIYIFYFAGFINYPLQFLMSGSLLFVTVFMATDPISGPKNQKAHWYYGILIGVITILIRTFSLFPEGTSFAVLLGNTFAPLMDELLKKKVKK
- a CDS encoding Rnf-Nqr domain containing protein translates to MAPNINPFILFFASIFTSNILLANFLGMCSFISISKDITSSNGLGMAVTMVMTITTALNWIVYNKIIVPLGLEYLRYIIFIIVIAAVVQILEMLIDRLSPNLYMSLGIFLPLITVNCAILGVSLFMQLRYYTFIQSIFYGLGSGLGWWLAIMALAAIRKRVDKSPNVPAALKGPGLTLIIIGIMAMAFIGFSGMLNVQ
- a CDS encoding FMN-binding protein, which codes for MKKESKLYVVIFTFVISFVFVFILALANELTKEKVKINEELFQRKAILSAMGIEFKTDKEAYKLFDEKVKVEKIKDIDVYKSNVNGEDVYAVVFVGNGLWSTIRGVLAVNKDLTRIIGIDFISQSETPGLGGRIEEAWFKGQFRFERIKDGKIKMIIGGTGKGDFNHENGEFEAITGATRTSEAVAAMLNKYLSILKNLLGGELR
- a CDS encoding Hsp20/alpha crystallin family protein; amino-acid sequence: MSEIKRYEKGNFFEPFETLKREIERLFDDFGTLDIFENSRGYTMPNLDIYETDKDIVIEADVPGYDKKDINIRLDDDILTISAEKKDDKEEKGRNYIKRERYFGKFERSIRLPDYIDIEKIKAKFKDGVLKIEIPKLPEKAKKSKQINID